The following coding sequences are from one Pseudomonas mendocina window:
- a CDS encoding SelT/SelW/SelH family protein translates to MSDQKPEIVITYCTQCQWLLRAAWLAQELLSTFADELGRVSLEPGTGGVFRILCNGQQIWERKVDGGFPEAKVLKQRVRDLIDPARDLGHNDRA, encoded by the coding sequence ATGTCCGATCAGAAGCCTGAAATCGTCATCACCTATTGCACCCAGTGCCAGTGGTTGCTACGCGCCGCCTGGTTGGCCCAGGAACTGCTCAGCACCTTTGCCGATGAACTGGGCCGGGTCAGCCTGGAGCCAGGTACTGGCGGCGTTTTTCGTATCCTCTGCAATGGTCAGCAGATCTGGGAACGCAAGGTCGATGGCGGCTTCCCGGAAGCCAAGGTGCTCAAGCAGCGGGTGCGCGACCTGATCGACCCCGCCCGCGATCTGGGTCACAACGACCGCGCTTGA
- a CDS encoding DMT family transporter produces MTERNALLAIHLGALLFGLSGIFGKLAATTPNMIAGGRAFFAVLALGLAATLWRSRDAARPSLRQMAQLVLGGLLLGTHWVTFFEAVKISGVAIATLGFASFPAFTVLLEGLLFREHTRPSEFAMVGVVCVGLILVTPEFSLDSSATTGLLWAVLSGFLFALLSLLNRASTRGLDPVKAALYQNIAVLICFLPLAWPLLPSVRPVDWLWLAMLGIFCTGLAHSLFVASLRVLKARTTAVIFALEPVYGILFAWWLFSEQPTLRMLAGGMLIVSAIFVSARMAR; encoded by the coding sequence ATGACGGAACGTAACGCTCTGCTGGCGATTCACCTGGGCGCCCTGCTGTTCGGCCTGTCGGGCATCTTCGGCAAACTCGCGGCGACCACACCGAACATGATTGCAGGCGGACGCGCCTTCTTCGCCGTGCTCGCCTTGGGCCTGGCTGCGACGCTCTGGCGTAGCCGCGACGCAGCTCGGCCGAGCCTGCGGCAGATGGCCCAGCTGGTACTCGGTGGCCTGCTGCTGGGCACGCATTGGGTCACGTTCTTCGAGGCGGTGAAAATCTCCGGCGTCGCCATCGCCACCCTGGGTTTCGCCAGTTTTCCGGCCTTCACCGTCCTGCTGGAGGGCCTGCTGTTTCGCGAGCATACCCGCCCCAGCGAGTTCGCCATGGTCGGCGTGGTGTGCGTGGGGTTGATCCTGGTCACCCCGGAGTTCAGCCTTGATAGCAGTGCTACCACCGGCCTGCTGTGGGCAGTGCTGTCGGGCTTTCTGTTCGCCCTGCTGTCGCTGCTCAATCGCGCCAGTACGCGCGGCCTCGATCCGGTAAAGGCCGCGCTGTACCAGAACATCGCCGTATTGATCTGCTTCCTGCCGCTGGCCTGGCCGCTGCTGCCCAGCGTACGCCCGGTGGACTGGCTGTGGTTGGCGATGCTCGGCATCTTCTGCACGGGCCTGGCGCACAGCCTGTTCGTCGCCAGCCTGCGCGTGCTCAAGGCGCGCACCACGGCCGTGATCTTCGCTCTGGAGCCGGTCTACGGGATTCTGTTCGCCTGGTGGCTGTTCAGCGAGCAACCGACGCTGCGCATGCTGGCTGGCGGCATGCTGATCGTCAGCGCCATCTTCGTGTCGGCGCGAATGGCGCGTTGA
- a CDS encoding tRNA-binding protein, with amino-acid sequence MQTIEWQDFEKVELRVGTIRSARPNEKAVKPSYVLEVDLGELGIKTSSAQITAHYGCDELIGRQVLCVCNFAPKRIAGVRSEVLVTGVYDSDNRVVLAGFDKPLPNGARLA; translated from the coding sequence ATGCAAACCATCGAATGGCAGGATTTCGAGAAAGTGGAGCTGCGCGTCGGCACCATCCGCAGCGCCCGTCCCAATGAAAAAGCGGTGAAGCCGTCCTACGTGCTGGAAGTCGATCTCGGCGAGCTGGGTATCAAGACCTCCAGTGCCCAGATCACCGCGCACTACGGTTGTGACGAGCTGATTGGTCGTCAGGTGCTGTGCGTCTGCAACTTCGCGCCCAAGCGTATCGCCGGGGTGCGCTCGGAAGTGCTGGTGACCGGCGTCTATGACAGCGATAACCGCGTCGTACTGGCAGGCTTCGACAAGCCGCTGCCCAACGGTGCACGCCTGGCATGA
- a CDS encoding AraC family transcriptional regulator, with translation MPPILSLRHYSHEVLSHSHEHAQLVFGLAGELQFEVDGQGSRVLRHHLAVVPAEARHTCGSPRGSQCLVLDLPANDWLERQLGHHANDIQRLLDKPNALQLEPSQGQLLNWLASSPINDPVIAGQGAALLLGSLACSHQQREPAGLPLAALDHYIDQHAAHPLQVADLARLAGLSVARLHARFLAETGSTPMEHIRQRRLQLAEQLLRGSDLAVGEIAARVGYSSQSAFTAALSRHLGMTPRQLRRAR, from the coding sequence ATGCCCCCGATCCTGTCCCTGCGTCACTACAGTCACGAAGTGCTCAGCCATAGCCATGAACATGCGCAGTTGGTCTTCGGCCTGGCGGGCGAGTTGCAGTTCGAAGTGGATGGCCAGGGCAGTCGGGTGCTGCGCCATCACCTCGCAGTGGTGCCGGCCGAAGCGCGCCATACCTGCGGCAGCCCCCGCGGCAGCCAGTGCCTGGTGCTGGATCTGCCGGCCAACGACTGGCTAGAGCGACAACTTGGCCATCACGCGAACGACATCCAGCGCCTGCTGGACAAGCCCAACGCACTGCAACTCGAGCCCTCCCAGGGCCAATTGCTCAACTGGCTGGCAAGCAGTCCGATCAACGACCCGGTGATCGCCGGCCAGGGTGCGGCCTTGCTGCTGGGCAGCCTCGCCTGTAGCCACCAGCAACGCGAACCGGCCGGCTTGCCCCTGGCCGCGCTCGATCACTACATCGATCAGCATGCCGCTCACCCGCTGCAGGTGGCAGACCTGGCACGCCTGGCCGGTCTTTCCGTGGCGCGTCTGCATGCCCGTTTTCTCGCTGAAACCGGCAGTACCCCCATGGAGCACATCCGTCAGCGGCGCCTGCAACTGGCCGAGCAGCTGTTGCGCGGTAGCGACCTGGCGGTTGGCGAAATCGCCGCACGGGTCGGCTACAGCTCGCAAAGCGCCTTCACCGCCGCCCTCTCCCGCCATCTGGGCATGACGCCGAGACAGTTGCGTCGCGCTCGCTAG
- a CDS encoding UDP-2,3-diacylglucosamine diphosphatase, with protein MTSAQLAKPSRKQRVRTLWISDVHLGTRDCQAEHLAAFLKRYHADRIYLVGDIIDGWKLRGGIYWPQAHTNVIRRLLTMSKRGTEVIYVTGNHDEFLRRYSSLLLGNIQLVDEAVHVTVDGRQLLVIHGDQFDVITRYHRWLAFLGDSAYEFTLTLNRWLNHWRSRWGYGYWSLSAYLKHKVKTAVNFISDFEEAIAHECVKRGLQGVVCGHIHHAEIRQVGGVEYMNCGDWVESCTALIEHWDGQIELYRLAEAQAQQASKEQAVALETGA; from the coding sequence ATGACCAGCGCCCAGCTCGCCAAGCCCAGCCGCAAGCAACGTGTTCGCACCCTGTGGATCTCCGATGTGCACCTTGGCACTCGTGATTGCCAGGCCGAGCACCTGGCGGCGTTCCTCAAGCGCTATCACGCCGACCGTATCTACCTGGTGGGCGACATCATCGATGGCTGGAAACTGCGTGGTGGCATCTACTGGCCGCAGGCGCACACCAACGTCATCCGCCGTCTTTTGACCATGAGCAAGCGTGGCACCGAGGTGATCTACGTCACCGGCAACCACGACGAATTCCTGCGCCGATACTCCAGCTTGCTGCTGGGCAATATCCAACTGGTGGACGAGGCCGTGCACGTCACCGTCGATGGCCGCCAATTGCTGGTGATCCATGGCGATCAGTTCGATGTGATCACCCGCTACCACCGCTGGCTGGCCTTTCTCGGTGACTCGGCCTACGAATTCACCCTGACCCTCAATCGTTGGCTCAATCACTGGCGCAGCCGCTGGGGCTACGGCTACTGGTCGCTATCGGCCTACCTCAAGCACAAGGTCAAGACTGCGGTGAACTTCATCAGCGACTTCGAGGAAGCCATCGCCCACGAGTGCGTCAAGCGCGGCCTGCAGGGCGTGGTCTGCGGCCATATCCATCATGCCGAGATTCGCCAGGTGGGCGGGGTGGAGTACATGAATTGCGGCGACTGGGTGGAGTCCTGCACGGCGTTGATCGAGCATTGGGACGGGCAGATCGAACTCTATCGCCTGGCTGAAGCGCAGGCGCAGCAGGCTAGCAAGGAGCAGGCTGTCGCCCTCGAGACTGGCGCATGA
- a CDS encoding glycosyltransferase family 1 protein: MRILIVSDAWAPQVNGVVTSLAALVAELRGLGHKVKLLSPADFRAVPCPTYPEIPLVWNLWRVGAAIRDFRPDCVHLATEGPLGWAARRWLVKRGMAFSTAIHTRFPEYVSTRWPWIALRFGYVFLRAFHRPSQAVLVTTERLREEFASWDLQRLQLWRKGVDTRLFRPDETRPRPVRPVFLYVGRIAPEKNLQAFLDLNLPGEKRVVGDGPQRAALQQHYPLVRFLGYRHGQELAEAYRDASVLVFPSRTDTYGLVMLEALACGTPVAAFPVAGPLDVLQQGLSGVMDEDLHAACLAALELERGRCAELAAAQSWCASALEFLALQPLIDGEPALTDALEA; the protein is encoded by the coding sequence ATGAGAATACTGATCGTCTCCGACGCCTGGGCGCCTCAGGTCAATGGCGTGGTCACCAGCCTGGCTGCTCTGGTTGCAGAACTGCGTGGGCTGGGGCATAAGGTCAAACTGCTGTCGCCTGCCGATTTTCGCGCCGTGCCGTGTCCTACCTACCCGGAGATTCCGCTGGTGTGGAACCTGTGGCGCGTCGGGGCGGCGATTCGCGACTTTCGCCCCGACTGCGTGCATCTCGCGACCGAGGGGCCATTGGGGTGGGCGGCTCGGCGCTGGTTGGTCAAGCGCGGGATGGCATTCTCCACGGCGATCCATACGCGTTTTCCCGAGTATGTCAGCACGCGCTGGCCGTGGATCGCACTGCGCTTCGGTTATGTCTTCCTGCGTGCCTTCCATCGTCCGAGCCAGGCCGTACTGGTAACCACCGAGCGCCTGCGCGAGGAGTTCGCCAGCTGGGATTTGCAACGACTGCAGCTGTGGCGCAAAGGCGTGGATACCCGCCTGTTTCGGCCGGACGAGACGCGCCCTCGGCCCGTGCGTCCGGTGTTCCTTTACGTTGGGCGCATCGCCCCGGAAAAGAATCTGCAGGCCTTTCTCGATCTGAATCTGCCCGGCGAGAAGCGCGTGGTGGGTGACGGGCCGCAGCGCGCAGCGCTGCAGCAGCACTATCCGCTGGTACGTTTTCTCGGTTATCGCCATGGCCAGGAGCTGGCCGAGGCCTACCGGGACGCCTCGGTGCTGGTCTTTCCTTCGCGTACCGATACCTACGGTCTGGTGATGCTGGAGGCGTTGGCCTGCGGTACACCCGTGGCTGCGTTTCCCGTGGCCGGGCCGCTGGATGTGCTGCAGCAGGGACTCAGTGGCGTGATGGACGAGGATCTGCACGCTGCCTGCCTGGCCGCGTTGGAGCTGGAGCGTGGGCGTTGCGCGGAGCTGGCTGCGGCGCAGTCCTGGTGCGCTTCAGCGCTGGAGTTCCTGGCTTTGCAGCCGCTGATCGATGGCGAGCCGGCGTTGACTGATGCACTGGAGGCATAG
- a CDS encoding adenylate/guanylate cyclase domain-containing protein yields MKPATISRANGLPTPPLREYYSRVLAYIATAASIAAGTYVGHFTYDILWMVPYALLYPHLAHNLSRRFKRDYPGQTDLALLFFDALHAGAACVLLGFSAVPSLMFLLILCFSALVIGGLRYLGLGLLVAASGMALCAALVEVHPKPDTPTPVALVSILFATLYICITAYFVNQQGLRLAQVRSEIKREQEKAARLARNLAKYLSPQVWESIFTGKKSVRLETQRKKLTVFFSDIKGFTELSEELEAEALTDLLNTYLNEMSKISLKYGGTIDKFIGDCVMVFFGDPSSNGAKKDAVAAVSMAIAMRKHMKVLRQQWRAQGITKPLEIRMGLNTGYCTVGNFGADTRMDYTIIGRDVNLASRLESAAESGEILISHETYSLVKDVIMCRDKGQITVKGFTRPVQIYQVVDFRRDLGATSSYVEHELPGFSMYLDTNGIQNFDKERVIQALNQAAEKLRDKVIL; encoded by the coding sequence ATGAAGCCAGCAACCATCAGCCGTGCCAACGGGCTGCCGACGCCGCCGTTGCGCGAATACTATTCGCGCGTGCTGGCCTATATCGCCACGGCCGCCAGCATTGCCGCCGGCACCTACGTGGGGCACTTCACCTACGACATCCTCTGGATGGTGCCCTACGCCCTGCTCTACCCCCACCTGGCGCACAATCTGAGCCGCCGCTTCAAACGCGACTACCCCGGACAGACCGACCTCGCCCTGCTGTTCTTCGATGCCCTGCATGCCGGCGCGGCCTGCGTGCTGCTCGGTTTCTCCGCCGTGCCCAGCCTGATGTTCCTGTTGATCCTGTGTTTCAGCGCCCTGGTCATCGGCGGCCTGCGCTACCTGGGCCTGGGTCTGCTGGTGGCCGCCAGCGGCATGGCGCTATGCGCCGCGCTGGTCGAGGTTCATCCCAAGCCAGATACCCCAACCCCGGTGGCGCTGGTCAGCATCCTCTTCGCCACCCTGTACATCTGCATCACCGCCTATTTCGTCAACCAGCAGGGCCTGCGCCTGGCCCAGGTGCGCAGCGAGATCAAGCGCGAACAGGAAAAGGCCGCGCGCCTGGCGCGCAACCTGGCCAAATACCTCTCACCGCAGGTGTGGGAATCGATCTTCACCGGCAAGAAGAGCGTGCGCCTGGAGACCCAGCGCAAGAAGCTCACGGTGTTCTTCTCCGACATCAAGGGCTTCACCGAGCTGTCCGAAGAGCTGGAAGCCGAAGCGCTGACCGACCTGCTCAACACCTACCTCAACGAGATGTCGAAGATCAGCCTGAAATACGGCGGTACCATCGACAAGTTCATTGGCGACTGCGTCATGGTGTTCTTCGGCGACCCCAGCAGCAACGGCGCCAAGAAGGATGCGGTCGCGGCGGTTTCCATGGCCATCGCCATGCGCAAGCACATGAAAGTGCTACGCCAGCAGTGGCGCGCCCAAGGCATCACCAAGCCGCTGGAAATCCGCATGGGCCTGAATACCGGCTACTGCACGGTGGGCAACTTCGGCGCCGATACGCGCATGGACTACACCATCATCGGCCGCGACGTGAACCTCGCCAGCCGCCTGGAGAGTGCCGCCGAATCCGGCGAAATCCTGATTTCCCACGAGACCTACTCACTGGTCAAGGACGTGATCATGTGCCGTGACAAGGGCCAGATCACCGTCAAGGGCTTCACCCGCCCGGTACAGATCTACCAGGTGGTGGACTTCCGTCGCGACCTGGGCGCGACGTCCAGCTACGTCGAGCACGAGCTGCCGGGCTTCTCCATGTACCTGGACACCAACGGCATCCAGAACTTCGACAAGGAGCGCGTGATCCAGGCGCTCAACCAGGCCGCCGAGAAGCTGCGCGACAAGGTGATTCTGTAA
- a CDS encoding HD domain-containing protein, protein MNSRARFTHMQDGQAEDWAIIAQDFAAYAAQLPARILAHLRLLDGDFGGFPVDRLTHSLQTATRAYHDGRDEEYVICALLHDIGDTLGSYNHPDIAAAILKPFVSAENHWMVEKHGIFQGYYFFHHLGMDRHLREQFKAHPQYQATIEFCAKYDAAAFDPGYESLPLSFFEPMLQRVFARPKNSIYLAAMDSTSA, encoded by the coding sequence ATGAATAGCCGAGCCCGCTTCACCCATATGCAAGATGGCCAGGCCGAGGATTGGGCCATCATCGCCCAGGATTTCGCCGCCTACGCCGCCCAGCTACCTGCCCGCATCCTCGCTCACCTGCGCCTGCTCGACGGCGATTTCGGTGGTTTTCCGGTCGATCGCCTGACCCACTCGCTGCAAACCGCCACCCGTGCCTATCACGACGGCCGTGACGAGGAGTACGTGATCTGTGCGCTGCTGCATGACATCGGCGATACCCTCGGCAGCTACAACCATCCGGACATCGCCGCGGCCATCCTCAAGCCTTTCGTCAGCGCCGAGAACCACTGGATGGTGGAAAAGCATGGCATCTTCCAGGGCTATTACTTCTTCCATCACCTGGGCATGGATCGTCACCTGCGCGAGCAGTTCAAGGCGCACCCGCAGTACCAGGCGACCATCGAGTTCTGCGCCAAGTACGATGCTGCCGCCTTCGACCCGGGCTACGAAAGCCTGCCGCTGAGCTTCTTCGAACCCATGCTGCAGCGGGTCTTTGCCCGGCCGAAGAACTCCATCTACCTGGCCGCCATGGACAGTACCAGCGCCTGA
- a CDS encoding Mpo1-like protein: protein MTAQTTERYQSFAEFYPYYLQEHSNPVCRRLHYVGSLLVLAILAYALLTQQWLWLLAMPLAGYGFAWVGHFIFEKNRPATFDYPLYSLMGDWVMLKDAFTGRIRF from the coding sequence ATGACCGCCCAGACCACCGAACGCTACCAGAGCTTCGCCGAGTTCTATCCCTACTACCTGCAGGAGCACAGCAATCCCGTGTGCCGCCGCCTGCACTACGTCGGCAGCCTGCTGGTGCTGGCGATCCTCGCCTATGCCCTGCTCACCCAGCAATGGTTGTGGCTGCTGGCCATGCCACTGGCCGGTTATGGCTTCGCGTGGGTCGGTCACTTCATCTTCGAGAAGAATCGACCGGCCACCTTTGATTACCCGCTGTACAGCCTGATGGGCGACTGGGTGATGCTCAAGGACGCCTTTACCGGCCGTATCCGTTTCTGA
- a CDS encoding AraC family transcriptional regulator, whose amino-acid sequence MSERTTSSNWALAIVQALELGGVDCASLFAELGMDYAALNDPDARFPQDAMTRLWQRAVALSGNPAIGLNMAQVVRPASFHVVGYALMSSRNLRDGFTRLVRYQRIIGEGADLNFLPQPDGYALTLAIHGDRLLPARQSAEASLAYCLAFCRWMTSKPMRPREIRFQGPPPEDLAPYQQVFQAPLKFNAEHYGLIFDRADLDAPLPSANEALAQLHDRFAGEYLARFSGTRVTHQARQVLCRLLPQGEPRREVVAQALHLSQRTLQRRLQEEGTSYQQLLDDTRRELAEQYLGQVSLTLLEIAYLLGFADPSNFFRAFRRWFGETPGEYRARLGIAS is encoded by the coding sequence ATGAGCGAAAGAACCACATCTTCCAATTGGGCCTTGGCCATCGTACAGGCACTGGAACTGGGCGGCGTCGACTGTGCCAGCCTGTTCGCCGAGCTGGGCATGGATTACGCCGCGTTGAACGATCCCGACGCGCGCTTCCCGCAGGACGCCATGACTCGCCTGTGGCAGCGTGCGGTGGCGCTCTCGGGCAACCCGGCGATCGGTCTGAACATGGCGCAGGTGGTGCGCCCGGCGTCTTTCCACGTGGTGGGATATGCGCTGATGTCCAGCCGTAATCTGCGCGATGGCTTTACGCGGCTGGTGCGTTATCAGCGCATCATCGGCGAGGGTGCTGATCTGAATTTCCTGCCGCAGCCCGACGGCTATGCGTTGACCCTGGCGATCCACGGCGACCGCCTGCTGCCGGCCCGGCAGAGCGCCGAGGCCTCGCTGGCCTACTGCCTGGCGTTCTGCCGCTGGATGACCAGCAAACCGATGCGCCCACGCGAGATCCGCTTCCAGGGGCCGCCTCCCGAGGATCTTGCGCCCTACCAGCAGGTGTTCCAGGCGCCGCTCAAGTTCAATGCCGAGCACTATGGGCTGATTTTCGACCGCGCGGATTTGGATGCGCCGCTACCCAGCGCCAATGAGGCGCTGGCGCAACTGCATGATCGTTTCGCGGGTGAATACCTGGCGCGTTTTTCCGGCACCCGGGTCACGCATCAGGCGCGCCAGGTGCTGTGCCGCCTGTTGCCACAGGGTGAGCCGCGACGCGAGGTGGTCGCACAAGCCCTGCACCTGTCGCAGCGTACGCTGCAGCGACGCTTGCAGGAGGAGGGCACCAGCTATCAGCAACTGCTCGACGATACGCGTCGCGAATTGGCCGAGCAGTACCTTGGCCAGGTCAGCCTGACGCTGCTGGAAATCGCCTATCTGCTGGGGTTCGCCGACCCGAGCAACTTCTTTCGCGCCTTCCGTCGCTGGTTCGGCGAAACGCCCGGCGAATACCGGGCGCGTCTGGGCATCGCTTCCTGA
- a CDS encoding TrkH family potassium uptake protein: MPLSSLRIIAFVNGIFLITLALSMLVPVVTLLVFERPQEINSFLWSSLITALSGIAMIAQGRPQQTHLRPRDMYMLTVSSWVMVSIFAALPFLFAERASITDAYFESMSGITATGATVFSGLDDMSPGTLIWRSLLHWLGGIGFIAMAVAILPMLRIGGMRLFQTESSDRSDKVMPRSHMVAKFMVLAYIGLSSVAVLAFWLAGMSLFDAINHAMSSIATGGFSTSDASLGHWQQPAVHWVAVLVMICGSLPFVLYVSALRGNYSALLRDEQVRGFFVLLLSCWLMLTLWKWSTSDLHWLDALRLVAVNITSIMTTTGFALGDYHLWGPFASMMFFYLGFVGGCSGSTAGGLKIFRFQVAYILLKANLKQLVHPRAVIKQQYNRHRLDEDIVRSILAFAFFYTITIATLALAVAMCGVDWITAMTGAAAMVSGVGPGMGEMVGPAGNYAGIPDLAKWLLTLGMLLGRLEILTVLVLLFPAFWRH, from the coding sequence ATGCCTCTGTCGAGCCTGCGCATCATTGCCTTCGTCAACGGCATATTCCTGATCACCCTGGCACTGAGCATGCTGGTACCAGTGGTCACCCTGCTGGTCTTCGAGCGACCGCAGGAGATCAATTCCTTCCTCTGGTCCAGCCTGATCACCGCCCTGAGCGGCATCGCCATGATTGCCCAGGGCCGCCCACAACAGACCCATCTGCGCCCGCGCGACATGTACATGCTGACGGTCTCGAGCTGGGTGATGGTGTCGATCTTCGCCGCCCTGCCATTCCTCTTCGCAGAGCGCGCCAGCATCACCGATGCCTATTTCGAGAGCATGTCCGGCATTACCGCCACCGGTGCCACGGTATTCAGCGGCCTAGACGACATGTCGCCCGGCACGCTGATCTGGCGCTCTCTGCTGCACTGGCTTGGCGGTATCGGCTTCATCGCCATGGCCGTGGCGATCCTGCCCATGCTGCGAATCGGTGGCATGCGCCTGTTCCAGACCGAATCATCGGATCGTTCGGACAAGGTCATGCCGCGCTCGCACATGGTCGCCAAATTCATGGTGCTGGCCTACATCGGTCTCAGCAGTGTCGCCGTGCTGGCGTTCTGGCTGGCGGGCATGAGCCTGTTCGACGCGATCAACCACGCCATGTCATCCATCGCCACAGGCGGTTTCTCCACCTCGGACGCCTCACTGGGTCACTGGCAGCAGCCCGCCGTACATTGGGTCGCCGTCCTGGTGATGATCTGTGGCAGCCTGCCATTCGTACTGTATGTTTCGGCGCTGCGAGGCAACTACAGCGCGCTGCTGCGTGACGAACAGGTGCGTGGGTTCTTCGTGCTGTTGCTGAGTTGCTGGCTGATGCTCACGCTGTGGAAGTGGAGCACGTCCGATCTGCATTGGCTCGATGCATTGCGCCTGGTGGCGGTGAACATCACCTCGATCATGACCACCACTGGTTTCGCCCTGGGCGACTATCACCTGTGGGGCCCGTTCGCCAGCATGATGTTCTTCTACCTGGGCTTCGTCGGCGGTTGTTCCGGCTCCACCGCCGGCGGACTGAAGATCTTCCGTTTCCAGGTCGCCTATATCCTGCTCAAGGCCAACCTCAAACAACTCGTGCATCCGCGTGCAGTGATCAAGCAGCAGTACAACCGCCATCGCCTGGACGAGGATATCGTCCGCTCGATTCTGGCCTTCGCCTTCTTCTACACCATCACCATCGCCACTCTGGCGCTGGCGGTGGCCATGTGCGGAGTGGACTGGATCACCGCCATGACCGGCGCCGCCGCCATGGTGTCCGGCGTCGGCCCGGGCATGGGTGAAATGGTCGGCCCAGCCGGCAACTACGCCGGCATTCCGGATCTGGCCAAGTGGCTGTTGACCCTGGGCATGCTGCTGGGCCGCCTGGAGATTCTCACCGTGCTGGTGCTGCTGTTCCCGGCCTTCTGGCGGCACTGA